One window of Acidobacteriaceae bacterium genomic DNA carries:
- a CDS encoding NAD-binding protein, with protein sequence MHARLIRRILFILALLSLIVGVGTTGFVLIEHYSWFDAFYVTISTITTIGYPEPRPLSHAGRVFNTFLILFGVTGMFVSVGAMAQTIIELELQGLFGEHRKKKMIHQLRDHFIVCGYGRVGRNASLEFQRTGAPFLIIDRNEQRVTKATTAGMLAVVADATQDDSLRDAGVLRAKGLIAALPSDAENLFIILSAKALNPQLTVVTRASEEEAGEKLRRAGADTVLTPFSMAGRQLADVLLRPQVVEFMEFARSNVGTGVVVEQVRVTPGTDVTAKTFGELLELRRAGVIVLAIRKQGGETTFNPPSEFAISAGDVLIVMGERTNLQRLENILTT encoded by the coding sequence TGGCCCTCCTGAGTCTCATTGTCGGCGTCGGTACGACAGGCTTCGTCCTCATCGAGCACTATTCGTGGTTCGACGCCTTCTACGTCACCATATCTACCATCACGACAATCGGTTATCCGGAGCCCAGGCCGCTGAGCCATGCCGGCCGTGTGTTCAACACCTTCCTGATCCTGTTTGGTGTGACTGGAATGTTCGTATCTGTCGGTGCCATGGCGCAAACAATCATCGAGCTTGAGTTGCAAGGTCTCTTCGGAGAACACAGGAAAAAGAAAATGATCCACCAACTTCGCGATCACTTCATCGTCTGCGGCTATGGCCGCGTGGGCCGCAATGCATCGCTCGAATTCCAGCGAACCGGTGCGCCCTTCCTCATCATTGACCGCAACGAACAGCGCGTCACAAAGGCTACGACCGCTGGCATGCTCGCCGTTGTAGCGGACGCGACACAGGACGACAGCTTGCGAGACGCCGGCGTTCTCCGTGCGAAGGGGCTCATCGCGGCCCTGCCCTCCGACGCCGAAAACCTGTTCATCATCCTCTCGGCGAAGGCTCTCAACCCGCAGCTGACCGTCGTCACGCGCGCTTCGGAAGAAGAGGCCGGTGAGAAGCTGCGCAGGGCCGGAGCCGACACCGTCCTTACTCCATTCTCAATGGCAGGCAGACAACTCGCCGACGTTCTGCTGCGCCCTCAGGTCGTCGAATTCATGGAGTTCGCCCGGAGCAACGTGGGAACGGGAGTAGTAGTGGAACAGGTGCGCGTAACGCCGGGGACGGACGTCACTGCGAAGACCTTCGGTGAGTTGCTGGAATTGAGGAGAGCGGGTGTCATCGTGCTCGCCATCCGCAAACAAGGTGGAGAGACGACATTCAACCCTCCATCCGAATTCGCGATCTCTGCAGGCGACGTCCTCATCGTCATGGGCGAACGTACGAACCTCCAAAGGCTCGAGAACATCCTGACCACCTGA